One Pseudopipra pipra isolate bDixPip1 chromosome 30, bDixPip1.hap1, whole genome shotgun sequence genomic region harbors:
- the BAZ2A gene encoding bromodomain adjacent to zinc finger domain protein 2A isoform X1 codes for METNNHFNFTGLSSAPAASGPKPTPASGDNPFTHSSPLGFPPQGKSLNGGMNVNGFSTVSHPGTSGTFPPGSVPAGSQPLRTYDCLWDYAAYAPASSLKDGGPPALGQFPLNGVAGGSRPPSPGHGTNLRVAGQEFWGNGTAGPMGLNFDSQELYDSFPDQSFELMQNGPDGFYAAGQPSPMLGSDTQPFPLPPEEPGPGQGDAGGAAKEIPIAENGGGLVGSQELEEAQPDLKICSYNGAAAGAVPLGQEGPVLAPGAGSGCLGDASPIAPRLEDSHILSEDPLEPFESLARDPGTGDLYTMDDSQLVSDKSSLEEPPDLAASPPLHASPFSLLPASPPPAPLLEGPGSPALHDGSSVHLNSGSHTGLGGSGSLELDPPLEPESPAPSAEEEEEEEEQEEEEEAADSCPETSAAPEGESEEAAPLGASAAGDVPRRRIATQEEVRFPLQHGWRREVRIKKGNHRWQGETWYYGPCGKRMKQFPEVIKYLSRNMVQDVRREHFSFSPRMPVGDFYEERDTPEGVQWVRLSPEEIPGRIQAITGKRGRPRNAEKAKPKEPPAAKRGRGRPPKVRMVDLLSKTDARLLKRLEAQEVLSDEDKLKMSKIKKKMRRKVRACGSGWALGLLGSRVGVSLVWGGLWISKWVSSPQAKNKQKQEAKAPRAKETKKKPKAKEKKGKPEKGKDKARPKEKKGKGARKADKGLVAQRRLEERQRQQLILEEMKKPTEDMCLGDHQPLPAFSRIPGLVLPSRAFSDCLTVVEFLQSYGKVLGLDPTRDVPTLGALQEGLLGVGAGAGQLQDLLVRLLQAAIYDPGLPPYCQSLKILGEKVSEISLNRDTVSEILRCFLTAHGAGAELCEGLRTKPFQALPPEWKAAILVFLVNELNSSALIISEIDKTLENMSNYRKNKWIIEGRLRRLKVALAKKTGRPESEITGLEDGRRRRSSRLTEDTGLEMEEEEESRGRRSRREEEADTSASSVPELERQIEKLAKRQMFFRKKLLHSSQTLRAASLGQDRYRRRYWVLPHLGGIFVEGAEAAEPTPPEPPEEKVPPHVSPVKEEPADVPVPSRTSCPTSRARGRPRKSKEELAQHCGPRPTPVNGVLEEPEPLGQSQHDLSQSAFLSWLSQTQSSLLKDSVLTPASSPGKGDAGLPPLEAPSDPTEEELEEEEEESAPEAVEKRGPWFNLLPRTPCDDRAPLATSSAEPSPQAPAVPPRSQTHGDPPKGSPQQLNGLPTDDPAAPLLASTPVHAGPRAHGACPRSRGNPEKLQDVPGQPKRRGRPPTKFFKQIEQKYLTQLTEQPVPPEMQSGWWWLRDPEELEAVARALHPRGIREKALHKHLTKHKEFLREVCLRATTDPIFHPRPEAAGAAVSQEALARWSVMDRAYETDLGVLQWVEELEQRVLMADLQIRGWTCPSPDSTRDDLRYCEHKVEPLEDITIRSRRDGLPLRRERTNPLDLAVLRLLALEQNLERRYLKEPLWPLHEVVVEKAVLSSPEELSLGPTEIAYEITPRVRTWRQTLERCRSAAQVSLCIFQLEKSIAWEKSVNRVTCLVCRRGDDDEHLLLCDGCDRGCHLYCHRPRMTEVPEGDWFCSVCVSRAGQYRDPVSPRRGKKRKRGRLGGTPEEEEENPRRRPALRRREGLPVPRYPGEGLTPTKRRGATLRGQPSDLTFCEIILMEMESHEDAWPFLEPVNPRLVPGYRKIIKNPMDFATMRTRLLRGGYSSSAEFEADALLVFDNCQTFNEDDSAVGRAGHAMRRFFQSRWEEFYQGKHAPNP; via the exons atggaaacaaacaACCATTTTAACTTCACTGGCCTTTCCTCTGCACCTGCTGCCTCAGGACCGAAACCCACGCCTGCCTCAGGGGACAACCCCTTCACCCACAGCTCCCCGCTCGGCTTCCCCCCCCAAGGGAAAA GTCTGAACGGGGGCATGAATGTCAATGGCTTCTCTACTGTATCGCACCCCGGTACTTCAGGGACATTCCCGCCCGGCTCGGTGCCCGCCGGCTCCCAACCCCTCCGCACCTACGACTGCCTCTGGGACTACGCGGCCTACGCGCCCGCCAGCAGCCTCAAGGACGGGGGCCCGCCCGCCCTCGGACAGTTCCCGCTCAACGGCGTCGCCGGGGGGTCCCGGCCGCCGTCCCCGGGCCACGGCACCAACCTGCGGGTGGCCGGGCAGGAGTTCTGGGGCAACGGCACCGCCGGGCCCATGGGGCTGAACTTCGACTCGCAGGAGCTTTACGACTCCTTCCCCGACCAGAGCTTTGAGCTGATGCAGAACGGGCCCGACGGCTTCTACGCGGCGGGTCAGCCCTCGCCCATGCTGGGCTCTGACACGCAGCCCTTCCCGCTGCCCCCGGAGGAGCCGGGCCCCGGCCAGGGAGACGCCGGCGGCGCCGCCAAGGAGATCCCCATCGCGGAGAACGGGGGTGGGCTggtgggcagccaggagctggaggaggcaCAGCCAG ACCTGAAGATCTGCAGCTACAACGGGGCTGCTGCCGGCGCAGTGCCGCTCGGGCAGGAGGGGCCTGTCCTGGCCCCCGGCGCAGGCAGCGGGTGCCTGGGGGACGCGTCGCCCATCGCCCCACGGCTGGAGGACTCCCACATCCTCAGTGAGGACCCCCTGGAGCCCTTCGAGTCCCTGGCCAGAG aCCCCGGCACCGGCGACCTCTACACCATGGACGACTCGCAGCTGGTGAGCGACAAGTCGTCCCTGGAGGAGCCCCCCGACCTGGCTGCCAGCCCCCCCCTCCACGCCAGCCCCTTCAGCCTGCTGCCCGCcagccccccgcccgccccgctgcTCGAGGGCCCCGGCTCGCCCGCCCTGCACG ACGGCAGCAGCGTCCACCTGAACAGCGGCAGCcacacggggctgggggggtcggGGTCCCTGGAGCTCGACCCCCCGCTGGAGCCGGAGTCCCCGGCCCCgtctgcagaggaggaggaggaggaggaagagcaggaggaggaggaagaggccGCCGACAGCTGCCCGGAGACTTCGGCCGCACCAGAAGGAGAGAGCGAGGAGGCGGCTCCGCTGGGCGCCTCGGCGGCAG GGGATGTCCCTCGCCGGCGCATCGCCACGCAGGAGGAGGTTCGCTTCCCGCTGCAGCACGG gtggAGGCGGGAGGTTCGGATCAAGAAGGGGAACCACCGCTGGCAGGGTGAGACCTGGTACTACGGGCCCTGCGGGAAGAGGATGAAGCAGTTCCCAGAGGTGATCAAG tacCTGAGCAGGAACATGGTGCAGGACGTGAGACGTGAGCATTTCAGCTTCAGCCCCCGGATGCCGGTGGGAGACTTCTATGAGGAGCGGGACACGCCAGAG ggtgTGCAGTGGGTGAGGCTGAGCCCCGAGGAGATCCCCGGGCGCATCCAGGCCATCACGGGCAAGCGCGGGCGGCCCCGCAACGCCGAGAAGGCCAAGCCCAAGGAGCCACCGGCCGCCaagcggggccggggccgcccgccCAAGGTCAGGATGGTGGATTTGCTGAGCAAGACGGACGCGCGGCTGCTGAAGAGGCTGGAAGCACAAG aGGTGCTCAGCGATGAGGACAAGCTGAAAATGAGtaaaatcaagaagaaaatgagaCGGAAGGTGCGAGCGTGTGGCTCGGGGTGGGCGCTGGGGCTCCTCGGGTCCAGGGTGGGGGTCTCCCTTGTGTGGGGGGGTCTCTGGATCTCTAAGTGGGTCTCATCTCCCCAGGCCAAGAACAAGCAGAAGCAGGAGGCCAAAGCCCCCAGGGCCAAGGAGACCAAGAAGAAGCCTAAG GCCAAGGAGAAGAAGGGGAAGCCAGAGAAGGGCAAGGACAAGGCTCGGCCCAAGGAGAAGAAGGGCAAGGGGGCTCGGAAGGCAGACAAGGGGCTGGTGGCCCAGCGGCGCCTGGAGgagcggcagcggcagcagctcATTCTGGAGGAGATGAAGAAGCCCACGGAGGACATGTGCCTGGGGGACCACCAG ccccttccagccttCTCCCGCATCCCGGGGCTCGTCCTGCCCAGCCGCGCCTTCTCCGACTGCCTGACAGTCGTGGAGTTCCTGCAGAGCTACGGCAAAGTGCTGGGCCTGGACCCCACTCGGGACGTGCCCACGCTGGGCGCGCtgcaggaggggctgctgggggtgggcgccggggccgggcagcTGCAGGACCTGCTGGTGCGGCTGCTGCAGGCGGCCATCTACGACCCCGGGCTGCCGCCCTACTGCCAG TCCCTGAAGATCCTGGGGGAGAAGGTGTCGGAGATCAGCCTGAACCGTGACACCGTGTCCGAGATCCTGCGCTGCTTCCTGACGGCGCATGGGGCGGGCGCGGAGCTGTGTGAGGGGCTGCGCACCAAACCCTTCCAGGCGCTGCCCCCGGAGTGGAAAGCTGCCATCCTGGTCTTCCTGGTGAACGAGCTCAACAGCAGTGCCCTCATCATCAG TGAGATCGACAAGACCCTGGAGAACATGTCCAACTACAGGAAGAACAAGTGGATCATCGAGGGCCGCCTGCGCag GCTGAAGGTCGCCCTGGCCAAGAAGACGGGCCGTCCCGAGTCGGAGATCACGGGCCTGGAGGACGGACGGCGCCGGCGCAGCTCCCGCCTGACCGAGGACACGGGCctggagatggaggaggaggaggagagccgGGGACGGAGATCCCGccgggaggaggag gcCGACACGTCCGCGTCcagcgtcccggagctggagcGGCAGATCGAGAAGTTGGCCAAG AGGCAGATGTTCTTCCGCAAGAAGCTGCTCCATTCCTCCCAGACGCTGCGAGCGGCTTCCCTGGGCCAGGACCGGTACCGGCGGCGCTACTGGGTCCTGCCCCACCTGGGCGGCATCTTCGTGGAGGGCGCGGAGG CGGCTGAGCCGAcgcccccggagccccccgagGAGAAGGTGCCCCCCCACGTGTCCCCGGTGAAGGAGGAGCCGGCGGACGTGCCCGTCCCCAGCCGGACGAGCTGCCCGACCTCCCGCGCCCGGGGCCGGCCCAGGAAGAGCAAAgaggagctggcacagcactgCGGACCCCGACCCACCCCCGTCAACGGGGTCCTGGAGGAGCCGGAGCCCCTGGGGCAGAGCCAGCACGACCTCAGCCAGTCCGCCTTCCTCTCCTGGCTGAGCCAGACCCAGTCGTCCCTGCTCAAGGACTCCGTCCTCACCCCGGCCAGCAGCCCCGGCAAGGGGGACGCGGGGCTGCCGCCACTCGAGGCCCCCTCAGATCCCACGGAGGAGGAgttggaggaggaagaggaggagagtgCCCCGGAGGCTGTGGAAAAGCGGGGGCCCTGGTTCAACCTGCTGCCCCGGACGCCCTGCGACGACCGAGCCCCCCTCGCTACCTCCTCGGCCGAGCCCTCCCCACaagcccctgctgtgcccccccgCAGCCAGACCCACGGGGACCCCCCCAAGGGCTCACCCCAGCAG CTGAACGGCCTCCCCACGGACGACCCCGCGGCTCCCCTGCTCGCTTCCACGCCGGTGCACGCCGGGCCCAGGGCCCACGGCGCCTGCCCCCGGAGCCGGGGCAACCCGGAGAAGCTCCAGGACGTGCCGGGACAGCCCAAGCGCCGAGGGCGACCCCCCACCAAATTCTTCAAGCAGATTGAACAGAAATACTTGACGCAGCTGACGGAGCAGCCCGTGCCCCCCG AGATGCAGAGCGGCTGGTGGTGGCTGCGGGACCCCGAGGAGCTGGAGGCCGTGGCCCGGGCGCTGCACCCGCGTGGCATCCGGGAGAAGGCCCTGCACAAGCACCTCACCAAGCACAAGGAGTTCCTGCGGGAGGTTTGCCTCCGGGCCACCACCG ACCCCATCTTCCACCCGCGCCCCGAGGCGGCCGGTGCCGCCGTGTCTCAGGAAGCCCTGGCCCGGTGGTCGGTGATGGACAGAGCCTACGAGACCGACCTCGGCGTCCTGCAGTgggtggaggagctggagcagcgcGTGCTGATGGCTGACCTGCAGATCCgg GGCTGGACGTGCCCCAGCCCCGACTCCACGCGGGACGACCTCCGGTACTGCGAGCACAAGGTGGAGCCGCTGGAGGACATCACGATCCGCTCCCGGCGGGACGGGCTCCCGCTACGCCGGGAACGCACCAACCCTCTGGATCTGGCCGTGCTCCGTCTCCTGGCGCTGGAGCAGAACCTGGAGCGCCGGTACCTGAAGGAGCCGCTGTGGCCGCTGCACGAGGTGGTGGTGGAGAAGGCGGTGCTGAGCAGCCCCGAGGAGCTGAGCCTGGGCCCCACTGAGAT AGCCTACGAGATCACGCCGCGGGTGCGGACGTGGCGGCAGACGCTGGAGCGGTGCCGGAGCGCGGCCCAGGTGTCCCTGTGCATCTTCCAGCTGGAGAAATCCATCGCCTGGGAGAAGTCTGTGAACAGAGTG acCTGCCTCGTGTGCCGGCGCGGGGACGACGACGAGCACCTGCTGCTGTGCGACGGCTGCGACCGCGGCTGCCACCTCTACTGCCACCGGCCCAGGATGACCGAGGTGCCCGAGGGCGACTGGTTCTGCTCTGTCTGCGTGTCCCGG GCGGGGCAGTACCGGGACCCCGTCTCGCCCCGGCGGGGCAAGAAGCGGAAACGGGGGCGTCTCGGGGGGAccccggaggaggaggaggagaaccCGCGGCGCCGCCCGGCCTTGCGCCGCCGAGAGGGGCTGCCCGTGCCCCGGTACCCAGGAGAGGGGCTGACCCCCACCAAACGGAGGGGAGCGACCCTGCGGGGCCAGCCCAGCGACCTCACCTTCTGCGA gaTCATCCTGATGGAGATGGAGTCGCACGAGGACGCGTGGCCCTTCCTGGAGCCCGTGAACCCCCGCCTGGTCCCCGGCTACCGCAAGATCATCAAGAACCCCATGGACTTCGCCACCATGCGCACGCGGCTGCTGCGGGGAGG GTACTCGAGCTCGGCGGAGTTCGAGGCCGATGCCCTGTTGGTGTTTGACAACTGCCAGACCTTCAACGAGGACGACTCCGCCGTGGGCCGCGCCGGCCACGCCATGCGCCGGTTCTTCCAGAGCCGGTGGGAGGAATTTTATCAGGGAAAACACGCTCCGAACCCGTGA
- the BAZ2A gene encoding bromodomain adjacent to zinc finger domain protein 2A isoform X2 yields METNNHFNFTGLSSAPAASGPKPTPASGDNPFTHSSPLGFPPQGKSLNGGMNVNGFSTVSHPGTSGTFPPGSVPAGSQPLRTYDCLWDYAAYAPASSLKDGGPPALGQFPLNGVAGGSRPPSPGHGTNLRVAGQEFWGNGTAGPMGLNFDSQELYDSFPDQSFELMQNGPDGFYAAGQPSPMLGSDTQPFPLPPEEPGPGQGDAGGAAKEIPIAENGGGLVGSQELEEAQPDLKICSYNGAAAGAVPLGQEGPVLAPGAGSGCLGDASPIAPRLEDSHILSEDPLEPFESLARDPGTGDLYTMDDSQLVSDKSSLEEPPDLAASPPLHASPFSLLPASPPPAPLLEGPGSPALHDGSSVHLNSGSHTGLGGSGSLELDPPLEPESPAPSAEEEEEEEEQEEEEEAADSCPETSAAPEGESEEAAPLGASAAGDVPRRRIATQEEVRFPLQHGWRREVRIKKGNHRWQGETWYYGPCGKRMKQFPEVIKYLSRNMVQDVRREHFSFSPRMPVGDFYEERDTPEGVQWVRLSPEEIPGRIQAITGKRGRPRNAEKAKPKEPPAAKRGRGRPPKVRMVDLLSKTDARLLKRLEAQEVLSDEDKLKMSKIKKKMRRKAKNKQKQEAKAPRAKETKKKPKAKEKKGKPEKGKDKARPKEKKGKGARKADKGLVAQRRLEERQRQQLILEEMKKPTEDMCLGDHQPLPAFSRIPGLVLPSRAFSDCLTVVEFLQSYGKVLGLDPTRDVPTLGALQEGLLGVGAGAGQLQDLLVRLLQAAIYDPGLPPYCQSLKILGEKVSEISLNRDTVSEILRCFLTAHGAGAELCEGLRTKPFQALPPEWKAAILVFLVNELNSSALIISEIDKTLENMSNYRKNKWIIEGRLRRLKVALAKKTGRPESEITGLEDGRRRRSSRLTEDTGLEMEEEEESRGRRSRREEEADTSASSVPELERQIEKLAKRQMFFRKKLLHSSQTLRAASLGQDRYRRRYWVLPHLGGIFVEGAEAAEPTPPEPPEEKVPPHVSPVKEEPADVPVPSRTSCPTSRARGRPRKSKEELAQHCGPRPTPVNGVLEEPEPLGQSQHDLSQSAFLSWLSQTQSSLLKDSVLTPASSPGKGDAGLPPLEAPSDPTEEELEEEEEESAPEAVEKRGPWFNLLPRTPCDDRAPLATSSAEPSPQAPAVPPRSQTHGDPPKGSPQQLNGLPTDDPAAPLLASTPVHAGPRAHGACPRSRGNPEKLQDVPGQPKRRGRPPTKFFKQIEQKYLTQLTEQPVPPEMQSGWWWLRDPEELEAVARALHPRGIREKALHKHLTKHKEFLREVCLRATTDPIFHPRPEAAGAAVSQEALARWSVMDRAYETDLGVLQWVEELEQRVLMADLQIRGWTCPSPDSTRDDLRYCEHKVEPLEDITIRSRRDGLPLRRERTNPLDLAVLRLLALEQNLERRYLKEPLWPLHEVVVEKAVLSSPEELSLGPTEIAYEITPRVRTWRQTLERCRSAAQVSLCIFQLEKSIAWEKSVNRVTCLVCRRGDDDEHLLLCDGCDRGCHLYCHRPRMTEVPEGDWFCSVCVSRAGQYRDPVSPRRGKKRKRGRLGGTPEEEEENPRRRPALRRREGLPVPRYPGEGLTPTKRRGATLRGQPSDLTFCEIILMEMESHEDAWPFLEPVNPRLVPGYRKIIKNPMDFATMRTRLLRGGYSSSAEFEADALLVFDNCQTFNEDDSAVGRAGHAMRRFFQSRWEEFYQGKHAPNP; encoded by the exons atggaaacaaacaACCATTTTAACTTCACTGGCCTTTCCTCTGCACCTGCTGCCTCAGGACCGAAACCCACGCCTGCCTCAGGGGACAACCCCTTCACCCACAGCTCCCCGCTCGGCTTCCCCCCCCAAGGGAAAA GTCTGAACGGGGGCATGAATGTCAATGGCTTCTCTACTGTATCGCACCCCGGTACTTCAGGGACATTCCCGCCCGGCTCGGTGCCCGCCGGCTCCCAACCCCTCCGCACCTACGACTGCCTCTGGGACTACGCGGCCTACGCGCCCGCCAGCAGCCTCAAGGACGGGGGCCCGCCCGCCCTCGGACAGTTCCCGCTCAACGGCGTCGCCGGGGGGTCCCGGCCGCCGTCCCCGGGCCACGGCACCAACCTGCGGGTGGCCGGGCAGGAGTTCTGGGGCAACGGCACCGCCGGGCCCATGGGGCTGAACTTCGACTCGCAGGAGCTTTACGACTCCTTCCCCGACCAGAGCTTTGAGCTGATGCAGAACGGGCCCGACGGCTTCTACGCGGCGGGTCAGCCCTCGCCCATGCTGGGCTCTGACACGCAGCCCTTCCCGCTGCCCCCGGAGGAGCCGGGCCCCGGCCAGGGAGACGCCGGCGGCGCCGCCAAGGAGATCCCCATCGCGGAGAACGGGGGTGGGCTggtgggcagccaggagctggaggaggcaCAGCCAG ACCTGAAGATCTGCAGCTACAACGGGGCTGCTGCCGGCGCAGTGCCGCTCGGGCAGGAGGGGCCTGTCCTGGCCCCCGGCGCAGGCAGCGGGTGCCTGGGGGACGCGTCGCCCATCGCCCCACGGCTGGAGGACTCCCACATCCTCAGTGAGGACCCCCTGGAGCCCTTCGAGTCCCTGGCCAGAG aCCCCGGCACCGGCGACCTCTACACCATGGACGACTCGCAGCTGGTGAGCGACAAGTCGTCCCTGGAGGAGCCCCCCGACCTGGCTGCCAGCCCCCCCCTCCACGCCAGCCCCTTCAGCCTGCTGCCCGCcagccccccgcccgccccgctgcTCGAGGGCCCCGGCTCGCCCGCCCTGCACG ACGGCAGCAGCGTCCACCTGAACAGCGGCAGCcacacggggctgggggggtcggGGTCCCTGGAGCTCGACCCCCCGCTGGAGCCGGAGTCCCCGGCCCCgtctgcagaggaggaggaggaggaggaagagcaggaggaggaggaagaggccGCCGACAGCTGCCCGGAGACTTCGGCCGCACCAGAAGGAGAGAGCGAGGAGGCGGCTCCGCTGGGCGCCTCGGCGGCAG GGGATGTCCCTCGCCGGCGCATCGCCACGCAGGAGGAGGTTCGCTTCCCGCTGCAGCACGG gtggAGGCGGGAGGTTCGGATCAAGAAGGGGAACCACCGCTGGCAGGGTGAGACCTGGTACTACGGGCCCTGCGGGAAGAGGATGAAGCAGTTCCCAGAGGTGATCAAG tacCTGAGCAGGAACATGGTGCAGGACGTGAGACGTGAGCATTTCAGCTTCAGCCCCCGGATGCCGGTGGGAGACTTCTATGAGGAGCGGGACACGCCAGAG ggtgTGCAGTGGGTGAGGCTGAGCCCCGAGGAGATCCCCGGGCGCATCCAGGCCATCACGGGCAAGCGCGGGCGGCCCCGCAACGCCGAGAAGGCCAAGCCCAAGGAGCCACCGGCCGCCaagcggggccggggccgcccgccCAAGGTCAGGATGGTGGATTTGCTGAGCAAGACGGACGCGCGGCTGCTGAAGAGGCTGGAAGCACAAG aGGTGCTCAGCGATGAGGACAAGCTGAAAATGAGtaaaatcaagaagaaaatgagaCGGAAG GCCAAGAACAAGCAGAAGCAGGAGGCCAAAGCCCCCAGGGCCAAGGAGACCAAGAAGAAGCCTAAG GCCAAGGAGAAGAAGGGGAAGCCAGAGAAGGGCAAGGACAAGGCTCGGCCCAAGGAGAAGAAGGGCAAGGGGGCTCGGAAGGCAGACAAGGGGCTGGTGGCCCAGCGGCGCCTGGAGgagcggcagcggcagcagctcATTCTGGAGGAGATGAAGAAGCCCACGGAGGACATGTGCCTGGGGGACCACCAG ccccttccagccttCTCCCGCATCCCGGGGCTCGTCCTGCCCAGCCGCGCCTTCTCCGACTGCCTGACAGTCGTGGAGTTCCTGCAGAGCTACGGCAAAGTGCTGGGCCTGGACCCCACTCGGGACGTGCCCACGCTGGGCGCGCtgcaggaggggctgctgggggtgggcgccggggccgggcagcTGCAGGACCTGCTGGTGCGGCTGCTGCAGGCGGCCATCTACGACCCCGGGCTGCCGCCCTACTGCCAG TCCCTGAAGATCCTGGGGGAGAAGGTGTCGGAGATCAGCCTGAACCGTGACACCGTGTCCGAGATCCTGCGCTGCTTCCTGACGGCGCATGGGGCGGGCGCGGAGCTGTGTGAGGGGCTGCGCACCAAACCCTTCCAGGCGCTGCCCCCGGAGTGGAAAGCTGCCATCCTGGTCTTCCTGGTGAACGAGCTCAACAGCAGTGCCCTCATCATCAG TGAGATCGACAAGACCCTGGAGAACATGTCCAACTACAGGAAGAACAAGTGGATCATCGAGGGCCGCCTGCGCag GCTGAAGGTCGCCCTGGCCAAGAAGACGGGCCGTCCCGAGTCGGAGATCACGGGCCTGGAGGACGGACGGCGCCGGCGCAGCTCCCGCCTGACCGAGGACACGGGCctggagatggaggaggaggaggagagccgGGGACGGAGATCCCGccgggaggaggag gcCGACACGTCCGCGTCcagcgtcccggagctggagcGGCAGATCGAGAAGTTGGCCAAG AGGCAGATGTTCTTCCGCAAGAAGCTGCTCCATTCCTCCCAGACGCTGCGAGCGGCTTCCCTGGGCCAGGACCGGTACCGGCGGCGCTACTGGGTCCTGCCCCACCTGGGCGGCATCTTCGTGGAGGGCGCGGAGG CGGCTGAGCCGAcgcccccggagccccccgagGAGAAGGTGCCCCCCCACGTGTCCCCGGTGAAGGAGGAGCCGGCGGACGTGCCCGTCCCCAGCCGGACGAGCTGCCCGACCTCCCGCGCCCGGGGCCGGCCCAGGAAGAGCAAAgaggagctggcacagcactgCGGACCCCGACCCACCCCCGTCAACGGGGTCCTGGAGGAGCCGGAGCCCCTGGGGCAGAGCCAGCACGACCTCAGCCAGTCCGCCTTCCTCTCCTGGCTGAGCCAGACCCAGTCGTCCCTGCTCAAGGACTCCGTCCTCACCCCGGCCAGCAGCCCCGGCAAGGGGGACGCGGGGCTGCCGCCACTCGAGGCCCCCTCAGATCCCACGGAGGAGGAgttggaggaggaagaggaggagagtgCCCCGGAGGCTGTGGAAAAGCGGGGGCCCTGGTTCAACCTGCTGCCCCGGACGCCCTGCGACGACCGAGCCCCCCTCGCTACCTCCTCGGCCGAGCCCTCCCCACaagcccctgctgtgcccccccgCAGCCAGACCCACGGGGACCCCCCCAAGGGCTCACCCCAGCAG CTGAACGGCCTCCCCACGGACGACCCCGCGGCTCCCCTGCTCGCTTCCACGCCGGTGCACGCCGGGCCCAGGGCCCACGGCGCCTGCCCCCGGAGCCGGGGCAACCCGGAGAAGCTCCAGGACGTGCCGGGACAGCCCAAGCGCCGAGGGCGACCCCCCACCAAATTCTTCAAGCAGATTGAACAGAAATACTTGACGCAGCTGACGGAGCAGCCCGTGCCCCCCG AGATGCAGAGCGGCTGGTGGTGGCTGCGGGACCCCGAGGAGCTGGAGGCCGTGGCCCGGGCGCTGCACCCGCGTGGCATCCGGGAGAAGGCCCTGCACAAGCACCTCACCAAGCACAAGGAGTTCCTGCGGGAGGTTTGCCTCCGGGCCACCACCG ACCCCATCTTCCACCCGCGCCCCGAGGCGGCCGGTGCCGCCGTGTCTCAGGAAGCCCTGGCCCGGTGGTCGGTGATGGACAGAGCCTACGAGACCGACCTCGGCGTCCTGCAGTgggtggaggagctggagcagcgcGTGCTGATGGCTGACCTGCAGATCCgg GGCTGGACGTGCCCCAGCCCCGACTCCACGCGGGACGACCTCCGGTACTGCGAGCACAAGGTGGAGCCGCTGGAGGACATCACGATCCGCTCCCGGCGGGACGGGCTCCCGCTACGCCGGGAACGCACCAACCCTCTGGATCTGGCCGTGCTCCGTCTCCTGGCGCTGGAGCAGAACCTGGAGCGCCGGTACCTGAAGGAGCCGCTGTGGCCGCTGCACGAGGTGGTGGTGGAGAAGGCGGTGCTGAGCAGCCCCGAGGAGCTGAGCCTGGGCCCCACTGAGAT AGCCTACGAGATCACGCCGCGGGTGCGGACGTGGCGGCAGACGCTGGAGCGGTGCCGGAGCGCGGCCCAGGTGTCCCTGTGCATCTTCCAGCTGGAGAAATCCATCGCCTGGGAGAAGTCTGTGAACAGAGTG acCTGCCTCGTGTGCCGGCGCGGGGACGACGACGAGCACCTGCTGCTGTGCGACGGCTGCGACCGCGGCTGCCACCTCTACTGCCACCGGCCCAGGATGACCGAGGTGCCCGAGGGCGACTGGTTCTGCTCTGTCTGCGTGTCCCGG GCGGGGCAGTACCGGGACCCCGTCTCGCCCCGGCGGGGCAAGAAGCGGAAACGGGGGCGTCTCGGGGGGAccccggaggaggaggaggagaaccCGCGGCGCCGCCCGGCCTTGCGCCGCCGAGAGGGGCTGCCCGTGCCCCGGTACCCAGGAGAGGGGCTGACCCCCACCAAACGGAGGGGAGCGACCCTGCGGGGCCAGCCCAGCGACCTCACCTTCTGCGA gaTCATCCTGATGGAGATGGAGTCGCACGAGGACGCGTGGCCCTTCCTGGAGCCCGTGAACCCCCGCCTGGTCCCCGGCTACCGCAAGATCATCAAGAACCCCATGGACTTCGCCACCATGCGCACGCGGCTGCTGCGGGGAGG GTACTCGAGCTCGGCGGAGTTCGAGGCCGATGCCCTGTTGGTGTTTGACAACTGCCAGACCTTCAACGAGGACGACTCCGCCGTGGGCCGCGCCGGCCACGCCATGCGCCGGTTCTTCCAGAGCCGGTGGGAGGAATTTTATCAGGGAAAACACGCTCCGAACCCGTGA